A stretch of Glandiceps talaboti chromosome 18, keGlaTala1.1, whole genome shotgun sequence DNA encodes these proteins:
- the LOC144448887 gene encoding serine/threonine/tyrosine-interacting-like protein 1: MTGVTMCEPTELYNILQQGTMYPCLSDPNYLLLLDARKEHEYNESHIITSKKAPRTANEEFLVPYDAELECKTHVVVIDNNTRSLKEKDLAMECALVMSEMGSKNPVKILRGGYEDFSALYPFLRTQKIMYMPRELDNLKTYPIEILPGQIYLGDYEQSCSPVVQKDLKIKARINVTLQNDEFLPADDNENLLHIPVPDENDSDLCSHLKAACQFIESHTKERGAVLVYSDLGISRSVSVVIAHLMYLYKWSLQDAYNHVQRCKMNIRPNRGFVEQLSRWETEVHDGETLTNVADPNY; this comes from the exons ATGACGGGCGTGACAATGTGCGAGCCGACGGagctgtacaatattttacagcAGGGCACAATGTATCCTTGTCTGAGCGATCCTAACTATCTGCTTCTCCTTG ATGCAAGAAAAGAACATGAATACAATGAAAGTCACATCATAACATCTAAAAAAGCACCAAGG ACAGCAAATGAGGAATTTCTTGTTCCCTATGATGCAGAATTGGAATGTAAAACACATGTAGTAGTCATTGATAACAACACAAGGAGTTTGAAAGAGAAAG ATCTTGCTATGGAGTGTGCATTGGTCATGTCTGAAATGGGCAGTAAGAATCCTGTCAAAATTTTACGGGGAGGTTACGAAGACTTCTCAGCATTATACCCATTCCTTAGAACACAGAAAATCATGTATATGCCAAGAGAGTTGGACAATCTTAAAACATATCCAATCGAAATTCTTCCTGGTCAAATCTATCTTGGTGATTACGAACAGTCTTGTAGTCCAGTTGTACAAAAAGATCTCAAGATCAAGGCCAGAATCAATGTCACTTTACAGAACGACGAATT TTTGCCAGCAGACGACAATGAAAATCTCCTTCATATTCCAGTACCAGATGAAAATGATTCTGATCTTTGTTCACACTTAAAAGCTGCCTGCCAGTTTATTG AATCACATACTAAAGAGCGTGGAGCAGTATTGGTGTACAGTGATCTAGGTATTAGTAGAAGTGTCTCAGTTGTTATAGCCCACCTTATGTATCTCTACAAATGGTCACTTCAA GATGCATACAATCATGTTCAACGCTGCAAAATGAATATCCGTCCAAATAGAGGATTTGTAGAACAGCTGTCACGGTGGGAAACAGAAGTCCATGATGGTGAAACCCTTACTAATGTTGCAGATCCAAATTATTAA
- the LOC144449043 gene encoding piwi-like protein 1, giving the protein MTGRARGRARGRARGADQPAQARRPGEAPAAAPAAAAAAPPPAAVPPPSLAASARAPPPAEPLAPPAPGRGRSRGGMAQPPAPGGGGAAAAAGMGGVLAQLANLSIGGPIRSRFGKRDDIILPIEPKTRPAHVKDNKTGKAGVPIPLTTNFFRLNTRKEWCLYQYHVDFNPEIDSKNLRYSLLNDHDEILKRPRAFDGMMLFLPRRLEQKTTELVSKRRSDGAAINITITLTNELPPTSPTCLHLYNLIFKKILGLIDMKQIGRNYYSPLHPIAVPKHKLELWPGFISSILQYETNVMLCADVSHKILRQDTVLDLLYEMYERGRGNFHDNATKKLVGEIVLTRYNNRTYRIDDIDWNRNPDSKFQSSDGSEMTYMEYYAKAYEKKITDPHQPLLVSLPKKRDEKRGAGPINLIPELCTLTGLTDEMRSDFNVMKDVAVHTRVSPEQRQTQLLKFIRDIHGNEAASKELTNWGLKFDERLLQFMGRILPPEKIYQKSKQINYKPAEADWSRDMRGNELISTVHLENWILLFTRRDQSTANDFCQTLTRVCGPMGMRVTRPTMCELSEDRTETYLRTIKEQMNANTQMVVCILPSNRKDRYDAIKKFCCIDHPVPSQVVLSRTLSKRQMLMSVATKIGMQLNCKLGGELWALEIPIKKFMVVGIDCYHDSATKGQSIGAFIASTNQTLTRFYSRVTFQHTGQELIDGLKVCMQAALKRYHEVNNVLPERIVIYRDGVGDGQLPAVVEHEIPQLLKCFEQLGAEYNPKVAVIVVKKRVNARFFHSPGHNLSNPPPGTVIDTEVTRPEWYDFYLVSQSVRQGTVTPTHYHVAWDTTGLKPEHIQRLTYKMTHLYYNWPGTIRVPAPCQYAHKLAFLVGQSLHKEPHLSLSDRLFFL; this is encoded by the exons ATGACAGGGCGAGCACGTGGAAGAGCCCGGGGACGTGCCCGGGGAGCTGATCAACCAGCACAAGCACGTAGGCCAGGAGAAGCCCCAGCTGCAGCCCCAGCCGCAGCTGCTGCAGCACCCCCTCCAGCAGCAGTGCCGCCACCAAGCTTGGCAGCGAGTGCACGTGCACCACCACCAGCTGAACCCTTAGCACCTCCTGCACCGGGGAGAGGTCGTTCTCGTGGTGGAATGGCTCAACCACCAGCACCTGGAGGAG gtggtgctgctgctgctgctggtaTGGGAGGTGTTCTTGCACAGCTGGCAAACCTATCCATTGGAGGTCCCATACGTAGTAGATTTGGTAAACGTGATGACATCATTCTGCCCATAGAACCCAAAACCAGACCTGCTCACGTCAAGGATAATAAAACAG GTAAAGCTGGTGTTCCGATACCCCTGACTACTAACTTCTTTCGGCTGAATACCCGTAAAGAATGGTGTCTGTACCAGTATCACGTTGACTTCAATCCAGAAATTGATAGCAAGAACCTGCGATATAGCCTTCTCAATGACCATGACGAAATTCTGAAAAGACCAAGAGCTTTTGATGGCATGATGCTGTTTCTGCCAAGAAGACTAGAACAAAAG ACAACAGAACTAGTCTCCAAGCGTCGAAGTGACGGTGCTGCTATAAACATAACTATCACCTTGACAAATGAGCTGCCACCCACATCACCAACATGTTTGCATCTGTACAATCTGATATTTAAGAA GATTCTTGGTCTGATTGACATGAAGCAGATAGGGAGAAACTACTACAGTCCTTTACATCCCATTGCTGTACCTAAACACAA ACTTGAACTGTGGCCAGGCTTTATCAGCTCTATCTTACAGTATGAGACCAACGTCATGTTATGTGCAGACGTATCTCATAAGATTCTCAGACAAGATACAGTATTGGATCTACTGTATGAAATGTATGAAAGAGGCCGTGGAAACTTCCATGACAATGCTACCAAGAAATTGGTTGGAGAAATCGTCTTGACAAG ATACAACAACAGAACCTATCGAATAGATGATATCGATTGGAATAGAAACCCAGACAGCAAATTTCAAAGCAGTGATGGGTCTGAAATGACTTATATGGAATACTATGCAAAGGCCTATGAGAAGAAAATCACTGACCCACATCAGCCACTCCTTGTCAGTTTGCCCAAGAAACGG gatgagaagcGTGGTGCAGGACCAATTAATCTTATTCCTGAGTTGTGCACACTAACTGGTCTGACTGATGAGATGCGTAGTGACTTCAACGTAATGAAAGATGTTGCCGTCCATACCAGAGTGAGTCCAGAACAACGTCAAACACAACTACTGAAGTTTATTAGAGATATTCATGGTAATGAAGCTGCCTCCAAGGAACTGACAAACTGGGGACTCAAGTTTGACGAGAGACTGCTTCAGTTTATGGGACGTATCCTTCCACCAGAGAAAATCTATCAGAAATCCAAGCAG ATCAACTACAAACCAGCTGAAGCAGACTGGTCCCGTGACATGCGTGGAAATGAACTGATCTCAACTGTTCACTTAGAGAACTGGATCTTGTTATTCACTCGTAGAGACCAGTCAACTGCCAATGATTTTTGCCAGACATTGACACGTGTATGTGGACCTATGGGCATGAGAGTAACTAGACCTACCAT GTGTGAACTGTCTGAAGACCGCACAGAGACGTACCTGAGAACTATCAAAGAACAGATGAATGCCAATACtcaaatg GTGGTGTGTATTTTACCAAGCAATAGGAAAGATCGCTATGATGCCATCAAGAAATTCTGTTGCATAGATCACCCAGTACCCAGCCAAGTGGTGCTATCTCGTACACTGTCCAAGAGGCAGATGTTGATGTCTGTAGCCACTAAGATTGGTATGCAATTAAACTGCAAGCTCGGTGGAGAGTTGTGGGCTCTGGAAATTCCG ATCAAGAAGTTTATGGTCGTCGGAATTGATTGCTACCATGACTCTGCCACAAAGGGTCAGTCTATCGGAGCATTCATTGCAAGTACTAACCAAACCCTAACAAG ATTCTATTCCCGAGTAACATTCCAACACACTGGTCAGGAATTGATTGATGGACTCAAGGTCTGCATGCAAG CTGCTCTGAAGCGGTACCATGAAGTCAACAACGTGCTACCAGAGAGGATTGTTATTTACCGTGATGGTGTGGGAGATGGTCAGTTACCGGCTGTAGTAGAACATGAAATACCCCAACTGCTGAAATGCTTTGAACAGCTTGGTGCCGAGTACAA CCCTAAAGTGGCAGTCATTGTGGTGAAGAAACGTGTGAATGCCCGTTTCTTCCACAGCCctggtcacaacctgtccaaccCACCACCAGGTACAGTGATTGATACCGAAGTCACAAGACCAGAGTG GTATGATTTCTACCTGGTATCTCAGTCTGTACGTCAAGGTACAGTGACACCAACTCATTACCATGTGGCATGGGACACCACAGGACTGAAACCTGAACATATCCAGAGATTGACCTACAAGATGACTCACCTCTACTATAACTGGCCT GGCACCATCCGTGTTCCAGCGCCATGCCAATATGCTCACAAACTGGCTTTCTTGGTTGGACAGAGTCTGCACAAAGAACCacatctgtctctgtctgatCGCCTGTTCTTCTTGTaa
- the LOC144449316 gene encoding piwi-like protein 1: protein MTGRARGRARGRGEPAQARRPGEAPAEPSAHDPAPGRGRSRGGITQAQPPAPGRGGGAAAAAAAPAPAPAATSDMGDVSSQMANLSIGDPTRGGVGDDIIVPKTRSVQDKTGTIGSEISLTANFFRLNKSKDDDLYQYNVTFSPEIDSKILRIGLLHDYDDILGKTRAFDGMTLILPIKLADLTTELVSKRRSDGAAINITITLTNELPPTSPTCLHLYNIIFKKILRLIKMEQIGRNYYNPAQQIEVPAHKLELWPGFSSSILQYETNVMLCADVSHKVLRQDTVLELLYAMNAESSRDFYDHATKKLVGEIVLTRYNNRTYRIDGIDWDSRPHFKFQKRDGSEMTYMEYYEKAYEKKITDPHQPLLVSLPKKQDGKRGDVGPIHLIPEFCFLTGLTDEMRSDFNVMKDIAVHTRVSPEQRQTQLLKFIRDIHGDEAASKELTNWGLKFDERLLQFMGRILPPEKIYQKSKQSNYDPAEADWSRETRGNELISTVHLERWILLFTSRDQSIANDFYETLTRVCGPMGMNVTKPTMCELSEDRTETYLRTIKEQMNANTQMVVCIIPNNRKDRYDAIKQLCCIECPVPCQMVVSRTLSKKQMLMYVATKIGMQLNCKLGGALWALEIPLKNLMVVGIDCYQDSITKGQSVAAFVASTNQTLTRFYSRVTFQHTGQELIDGLKVCMQASLKKYNEVNKVLPERILIYRDSVGDGQLQAVVEHEIPQLLKCFEDIGPGYNPKVAVIVVKKQVNARFFHSPGQNLTNPPPGTIIDTKVTRPEWYDFYLVSQTVRQGTVTPTHYNVVYDTSGLRPDHIQRLTYTMTHLYYNWPCTIRVPAPCQYAHKLAFLVGQSLHKEPDLSLSDRLFFL from the exons ATGACAGGACGAGCACGTGGAAGAGCTCGGGGACGTGGTGAACCAGCACAAGCACGTAGGCCAGGAGAGGCACCAGCTGAACCCTCAGCACATGATCCTGCTCCGGGGAGAGGTCGTTCTCGTGGTGGAATCACCCAGGCTCAACCACCAGCACCTGGAAGAG GTGgtggtgctgctgctgctgctgctgctccTGCTCCTGCTCCTGCTGCTACTAGTGATATGGGAGATGTTTCTTCACAGATGGCAAACCTATCCATTGGAGATCCCACACGTGGAGGAGttggtgatgacatcatagtaCCCAAAACCAGATCTGTCCAGGATAAAACAG GTACCATTGGTAGTGAGATATCACTGACTGCTAACTTTTTTAGGCTGAATAAAAGTAAAGATGACGATCTGTACCAGTACAATGTCACCTTCAGTCCAGAGATTGATAGTAAGATACTGCGAATTGGTCTTCTCCATGACTATGATGACATTCTAGGAAAAACGAGAGCTTTTGATGGCATGACACTGATTCTGCCGATAAAACTAGCAGATTTG ACAACAGAACTAGTCTCCAAGCGTCGAAGTGACGGTGCTGCTATAAACATAACTATCACCTTGACAAATGAGCTGCCACCCACATCACCAACATGTTTGCATctgtacaatataatatttaagAA AATCCTTCGTCTGATTAAAATGGAACAGATAGGGAGAAACTACTACAATCCTGCACAACAGATTGAAGTACCTGCACACAA ACTTGAACTGTGGCCAGGCTTTAGCAGCTCTATCTTACAGTATGAGACCAACGTCATGTTATGTGCAGATGTATCTCATAAGGTTCTCAGACAAGATACAGTATTGGAATTACTCTATGCAATGAATGCAGAAAGTTCTCGAGATTTCTATGATCATGCTACCAAGAAATTGGTTGGAGAAATCGTCTTGACAAG ATACAACAACAGAACCTATCGTATTGATGGTATTGATTGGGATAGTCGCCCACATTTCAAGTTTCAAAAACGTGATGGATCTGAAATGACCTATATGGAATACTATGAAAAGGCCTATGAGAAGAAAATCACTGACCCACATCAGCCACTCCTTGTCAGTTTGCCCAAGAAACAG GATGGGAAGCGTGGTGACGTAGGACCCATTCATCTTATTCCTGAGTTTTGTTTTCTGACTGGTCTGACTGATGAGATGCGTAGTGACTTCAACGTAATGAAAGATATTGCCGTCCATACCAGAGTGAGTCCAGAACAACGTCAAACACAACTACTGAAGTTTATTAGAGATATTCATGGTGATGAAGCTGCCTCCAAGGAACTGACAAACTGGGGACTCAAGTTTGACGAGAGACTGCTTCAGTTTATGGGACGTATCCTTCCACCAGAGAAAATCTATCAGAAATCCAAGCAG AGCAACTACGATCCAGCGGAAGCAGACTGGTCCCGTGAGACACGTGGAAATGAACTGATCTCAACTGTTCACTTAGAGAGGTGGATCTTGTTATTCACTAGTAGAGACCAGTCAATTGCCAATGATTTTTACGAGACATTGACACGTGTATGTGGACCTATGGGCATGAACGTAACTAAACCTACCAT GTGTGAACTGTCTGAAGACCGAACAGAGACGTACCTGAGAACTATCAAAGAACAGATGAATGCCAATACtcaaatg GTGGTGTGTATTATACCCAACAACAGAAAGGATCGCTATGATGCCATCAAACAATTATGTTGCATAGAGTGCCCAGTACCCTGCCAAATGGTGGTATCTCGTACACTGTCCAAGAAacaaatgttgatgtatgtagCCACTAAGATTGGCATGCAGTTAAACTGCAAACTTGGTGGAGCGTTGTGGGCTCTGGAAATTCCG CTCAAGAATTTGATGGTCGTTGGAATTGATTGTTACCAGGACTCTATCACAAAGGGTCAGTCTGTTGCAGCATTTGTTGCAAGTACTAACCAAACCCTAACAAG ATTCTATTCCCGAGTAACATTCCAACACACTGGTCAGGAATTGATTGATGGACTCAAAGTCTGCATGCAAG CTTCTCTGAAGAAGTACAATGAAGTCAACAAGGTGCTACCAGAGAGGATTCTTATTTACCGTGATAGTGTGGGAGATGGTCAGTTACAAGCTGTAGTAGAACATGAAATACCCCAActgctgaaatgttttgaagatATTGGTCCCGGGTACAA TCCTAAAGTAGCAGTCATTGTGGTGAAGAAACAAGTGAATGCCCGTTTCTTCCATAGCCCTGGTCAAAACCTGACCAACCCTCCACCCGGTACGATTATTGATACCAAAGTCACAAGACCAGAGTG GTATGATTTCTACCTGGTGTCTCAGACTGTACGTCAAGGTACAGTGACACCTACTCACTACAATGTTGTATACGACACCTCAGGACTGAGACCTGACCATATCCAGAGATTGACCTACACGATGACTCACCTCTACTATAACTGGCCT TGCACCATCCGAGTTCCAGCTCCATGCCAATATGCTCACAAACTGGCTTTCTTGGTTGGACAGAGTCTGCACAAAGAACCagatctgtctctgtctgatCGCCTGTTCTTCTTGTaa